The DNA region GCGGGAGGACAGGAGAAACGATACTTGCTACATCGGTTGATATTGGCGCAGTGTTCGGGGTTCTTTGCGGCTAGTACCAGCGAGGAATGGTCAAGGCAGCCTGTATCAGGGCCGCCAAAGCCAGATGATAGTGCTATGTCGCGGATGACCGAGGATGATACATTGTCTACTGGATCAACACTTGCGCAATCGGATGTTGGAGGGATATCTCGCCCGATcgaaaagagaagatggaggtTTGAGCTGGATTGGCAAAATAAagcagaggacgaggagcCGATTCTGGTCCAGAAGGTTGGTCCCTTCACTATGAAGAAGCAAGCATGTCTAACGTTTGTCAGCCACCGAGCTTCTCAGCAGCTTTTGCGAACGCGGTTCAACCTCCTCCGGCAGTGACCAAACCATCAGGATCCCAAGCGGGTTTCTTCCGTTCAATGGCAAATCTGACAGGAATGCAATCGACGACCAATTTGCCCCATAACACAACAGACGAACCTCCGCACCCGCTCATTCGCGATTACGATAACCTCTTCCGTCTATTCTACAACCATTTCCCGACCCTGAACAGCGTCAATATCGCGACTGCGTATGCGGAATGCAAGTGTCTCCTCGGACTGGCCGACATGTACGATGCTCTACCAGTCACAGGCCCCCGGGTTGACCATCATCTCCTGGGCTTCGGAACACGACTATTCAAGCAGATCGCCAAATACCCACCCAGTTACCTGAAACTAGGCTACATGGCACGCAGCCGGGTCGTCTTCTCAGAAGCACTAATCCACGTCGTCGGCCAATGGCCAACCGGCCTATCCCACCTACGCAACGGCTATCCCTCCCTCCCAGACTCCGTCCTCGACATAATCGAAGATAAGGTCGAAGACTTAGAAGACATGAAAGCTCGCGTCGACTCGAAACTCTTCCGCCTAACCCTCACCACCTCGCGCGGCGAACGTGTAAACCCCAACAACGCATACCTAGACTGGCTCGCCGTCTCTCTCTTCCGCCAATGGCTCGTGGAAAGCACAACACCACCTCCAGCCCCAATCCTCAAGAACTCACCCACCCCGCACCAAACACACCATCGACACACTGAATCCTCCGCATCATCATCCCACAGACCTTCATCTGCCAGACCACCATCCGCCAGCCATTCTTCCGTATCACCATCACCAGCGAAGGTATACCGCCTCATCGGCTCGTCATCCTCACAGGCCTATCTGGTTCATGACGAACTCAAGCGCTTCCTCAAGCTCCATCCAACGCCGTCGTCGGACTCGCTCTATACGCGGGACGTGCTTAAGCGTTTCGAGCGCAAAATGGATGAGATTAAGCGGCTTGCTAGGGAGATTGTCAAGCCGTTGATGCGGAATTTTCTCGAGCTTGATCTTAAAGGCATTGCGAGTGGTACTGCGAGTGCTGAGCAGGGGAGCAGAACTGTGGAGCTGCCTTACTTGACTTGTACGAAGGTTGAGGATGCAGATATTCCGTGGTGACCGAGCCCTATTTCCCGACTCGCCAAACGGTTATATCCTACGCTACGCTGCCCGTCTTTTATATCGACgcccttctctctctctctctctctctccctctctctctcgtCACACATGATACTTATATTCGATCTTTCCCGGTACACAGTCCCCTCGTTTGACTGCGCCTTGTCACTCGTTATGGCCCTAATTATTATTCTCACATCCTCACATATTATCAAACCAATGACCGCGATGACGTCCTTATAAACGTGTCTATGAGTTATGACCAGACAAGCTATTAACATCTGATTCGATTTACCCTGTTTGAAACTTTGAAGTGATGTTGTACCAATCTTAATCACATCTGTCTTTTTATTGTATGTTTGTGGTGGCACGTGTCCTATCTATCTATATCCCATCTTCTAGATCTGAGATGAAAAATGAATGTATTGGCTCACGCCTGAGTACTTTTCTTATCATTTATGTCAGTCACATCGTAAATCCTATCCTATCGTACAAGCAAGTCACTCTTATGATATGACTTATTGATTCCCAATAACCTCCAACCCACCCATATACCCCCTCAACACCTCCGGCACAACGACAACCCCCCTCTTCTCATCCCACCCATTTTCCAAAATCGCCGCCAACACCCTAGGAACAGCCATCGCCGTCCCATTAACCGTATGCGGGAATCTCGACTCTTTCGCAGACCCGCCGCGAACACGGGTCCCCAGTCTTCGACTCTGATAGTCTGTGCAGATGGACGCGGAGGTGACTTCGCCCCAGGCGGGTTCGAGGTCGGAGGTATTGCGCAGGCGGGAGGGGAAAAGGGCCTCGATATCGCGTTTTCGGGAGGCGGAGGCACCGAGGTCTGTGGTTGGCATTTCGAGGATGCGGCAGGGGAGGttgagggaggtgaggaTTTCGGTTTGGATGGTGAGGAGGTCATTGAAGAGGGTTGTCGAGGGGTGGTCGATTTCGGGTTGAgtggggttgttgttgtcggCCCAGCCCAATAGCTCGACCTTGGTGAATTCGTGGACTCGGTATAAACCCTTGGTGTCGACGCCTCGAGATCCTGCTTCGGCACGGTAGCACCGGCTAGAGCCTACCAGTTTGACGGGCAGTTGGGAAGCCTCGATGTCGCGGCCGGCGTACATAGCTGCGAGGGGGATCTCGGCTGTGCCGGTAAGTGAGCGCGGGGGTTTCGAGTTCTTATCCTTCTCGCTCTGCTCGACAGTCCAGATCTGCTGCTCATTGTGCTGGTCGCGGGGCTGGAACCCGCATGCTTCTGCGATGTACGAGTAGACGAGTGAAGGAGGAGACACGATCTTCCAACCGTGACGGCGGGCGACTGTCAATGAATACTGGACTAGTGCGTGTTCGAGAAGTGCGCCTTCGTTCGTAAGGAAATACCATCCCCAGCCAGTCGTGGTGGCGGAGCTAGTGAAATCGATCAGGCCCAGAGAGGTGCCGATAACGACGTGGGAGCGGGAGGGGTCTGGTGAGGATCGCGTGGCCCATTCGGGGGGGAATTGAGGGTCGAAATTGATATAACCAATTAGTTTGGGGTCGCGTCCGACAGGCGTttcggaggaggagaggttgGGGAGGGCGAGAGCGAGACGTTGGATTTCGTCCGCGCAGCTTGTTTTCCGGGTGTTCATCGCGTGCGATTCATCTTTCAACCGCTGTGCTTCAGATCGCAGAGCTGTCAGATCCTCCTGTCCCATATTTTCCTGCTGCTCCCGAGCCACTTTCGCAATCATCTTCTCTAACTGCTTTATGCGGGACCGCGGAGCTTGGAGATCATGATCGAGCTGCCGACTCTCCTCGGACAATTGCTGAATCCGGAGCGGGTATTCGGAATGAGTGACATAATTGCGATCCAAACAGTTTTTCGCGTAGATTTCTGCGTTTTGGCGAATATGTTTGACATCCGGGGTGGGTTttggtgctgttgctggtcGGACCACGTCTGACAGGCGGCGGAGGGACGAGGTGAAATTGCGGCGGATGGAGGGTGTGAATCTGGTGAATCTGCGGGATACCCTGCAATTGAGACAAACATATGGTGCCTTCGAGGCCGTCGAGGAGGCCATTAAAGAGGCCATTGGGGGGATATGTGTTGGAGGGTTGTATGCTTTGGTATGGATTGAAGATCTGCGGCGCTGAAGTTTTGGATTCCGCCGCTTTCCCGATTGGGCTAAATACATTTGGTATTTTCATTCAAAGTATGTCAAAGAtaaaaaaataaataaatgCACCATCGTAGCTCATCGGACTATAAACAGACATGGCACTTTCACTCTGGTCACTAAAGTCCCAACTTATGCTTCTTAATCCTCGCGCCAATGCCAGCAACAACCAAAACCGATGTCACCACAATCCCCCACAAGGGAATATGCAAAGCATTCAGATTAAACGTCGTTTGAGTAGCCGCAGTAACAGTCCCTAGCTCTAACATTAACAGAGCATATCCCGACGCACGGTGATATTTGTAGATCTTCTTTCCCGTATCAACACTCCCCAGAACCTGAACGGACAAGAAATACTGCACCACGCCCACAGACGCCTGCAGAATGATAACAATATAGGTAATCAAACCAAGCACACCATGAGGAGACgtgaagcgctcatggtcACCCTTGTTTATTTCGATGACGAGAAAGGCCGCGATGAAGGCGAGCAGACTGAGGCCTTGGATGATATAGTGGAAGCGGGTTCCGATGAGCTTCTGACGCGCTGTGCTGGTTGGttggaggatgagggtgCCTTGAACTTGAAGGAGGAGAGCTATGGTGTTAAGAAGCTGTATCGAGTTAGCCATGCTTCATGGGATTGGGGTTGGATAGGGATCGTAGGGACGCACCGGATGACCAGTGAAGAGCATCAGAGGTTGAGATAGGACGCCTGACCAGACGAGAATCGTCAACTGAGGGTAATTGATTAATATCAATTCATCTGTATATAGACCCGTATAAATCTGCAAGAAACGTGGCACTCACCACCAATATTCCAGCCTGGGCGATCGCAGCCGTGCCTATAGCAACCAGGTCAGTATAAATTACTTAGCGACCGTCATCGGGATAGTTAATCTCACCAGTAAACACATTATACGGCATGGCATCCTCCTCTCTCTGGGTCGCGGCACCTGGTCCGCCCAGCAAAGGCTGCTCGGCCTCGGCCTCGATAGTTCGAGGATGTTCCTGCGGGATTCCAGTAGCAGACGCCATTGTTGAGTCGATTTATGATTGAGATGATTACagaggaaggatatatagaAGCATTGCATTTTTATATAAACGGTGAGATGTTCAATTGCCAATCACAGTCAGCTGATTACAATGACGCAGTTGGAGGCGTCGATTGCTAATCAGCTGAACTTCTGCAGTACAACCATAAGCTGAACAAAAGTACAAAAGCAGAGCGAAATAccgaaggaaaaaaaaagcaagagCATAAATCAAGAGGCAACAGCAAAACCCAGTGGAAGCAAAGCAGAAACCGAAACAGCAAATGTCTATCCAGTCTATCCAATTATTCCAACACAGCAACATCAGGAACAATAGCGGAAATAAAACATACTATCAAAGCAGAAAGCATGGACGAAAGCAATAACAAAGAAACAGCAACTGTCGATCTCTTACTATAgtagcaacagcaacagcaacagcagctaCTGGCCTCCGTTGCAGACACACACAGCACTCAACTCATGCTCGCGACAGAATCCGAATTGGTGGCAGTCACGTCTAACGCACATGCGCTCTTGTAAGTGGTCATTGACGCATTCCTCACCCTCGCTGTCGCTCTCGTAttcgtcatcatcgccatcctcGCTATCGCTATAAAATTTCCAG from Aspergillus chevalieri M1 DNA, chromosome 2, nearly complete sequence includes:
- a CDS encoding cytochrome b561 domain-containing protein (COG:S;~EggNog:ENOG410PN16;~InterPro:IPR006593;~PFAM:PF03188;~SECRETED:SignalP(1-20);~TransMembrane:3 (n13-24c29/30o39-61i73-96o144-164i)), translated to MLFTGHPLLNTIALLLQVQGTLILQPTSTARQKLIGTRFHYIIQGLSLLAFIAAFLVIEINKGDHERFTSPHGVLGLITYIVIILQASVGVVQYFLSVQVLGSVDTGKKIYKYHRASGYALLMLELGTVTAATQTTFNLNALHIPLWGIVVTSVLVVAGIGARIKKHKLGL
- the DIA4 gene encoding putative serine--tRNA ligase DIA4 (COG:J;~EggNog:ENOG410PHEH;~InterPro:IPR006195,IPR015866,IPR042103,IPR010978, IPR002317,IPR002314;~PFAM:PF02403,PF00587;~go_function: GO:0000166 - nucleotide binding [Evidence IEA];~go_function: GO:0004812 - aminoacyl-tRNA ligase activity [Evidence IEA];~go_function: GO:0004828 - serine-tRNA ligase activity [Evidence IEA];~go_function: GO:0005524 - ATP binding [Evidence IEA];~go_process: GO:0006418 - tRNA aminoacylation for protein translation [Evidence IEA];~go_process: GO:0006434 - seryl-tRNA aminoacylation [Evidence IEA]), translated to MASLMASSTASKAPYVCLNCRVSRRFTRFTPSIRRNFTSSLRRLSDVVRPATAPKPTPDVKHIRQNAEIYAKNCLDRNYVTHSEYPLRIQQLSEESRQLDHDLQAPRSRIKQLEKMIAKVAREQQENMGQEDLTALRSEAQRLKDESHAMNTRKTSCADEIQRLALALPNLSSSETPVGRDPKLIGYINFDPQFPPEWATRSSPDPSRSHVVIGTSLGLIDFTSSATTTGWGWYFLTNEGALLEHALVQYSLTVARRHGWKIVSPPSLVYSYIAEACGFQPRDQHNEQQIWTVEQSEKDKNSKPPRSLTGTAEIPLAAMYAGRDIEASQLPVKLVGSSRCYRAEAGSRGVDTKGLYRVHEFTKVELLGWADNNNPTQPEIDHPSTTLFNDLLTIQTEILTSLNLPCRILEMPTTDLGASASRKRDIEALFPSRLRNTSDLEPAWGEVTSASICTDYQSRRLGTRVRGGSAKESRFPHTVNGTAMAVPRVLAAILENGWDEKRGVVVVPEVLRGYMGGLEVIGNQ
- a CDS encoding uncharacterized protein (COG:S;~EggNog:ENOG410PIVX), with translation MTNRRSSASVSEMVSQAHVLDRPVPPRHATSSVVSRHSRRRSGHSHHGGTSRQPQNDFPIFTHTGDVEIVIRAGGQEKRYLLHRLILAQCSGFFAASTSEEWSRQPVSGPPKPDDSAMSRMTEDDTLSTGSTLAQSDVGGISRPIEKRRWRFELDWQNKAEDEEPILVQKPPSFSAAFANAVQPPPAVTKPSGSQAGFFRSMANLTGMQSTTNLPHNTTDEPPHPLIRDYDNLFRLFYNHFPTLNSVNIATAYAECKCLLGLADMYDALPVTGPRVDHHLLGFGTRLFKQIAKYPPSYLKLGYMARSRVVFSEALIHVVGQWPTGLSHLRNGYPSLPDSVLDIIEDKVEDLEDMKARVDSKLFRLTLTTSRGERVNPNNAYLDWLAVSLFRQWLVESTTPPPAPILKNSPTPHQTHHRHTESSASSSHRPSSARPPSASHSSVSPSPAKVYRLIGSSSSQAYLVHDELKRFLKLHPTPSSDSLYTRDVLKRFERKMDEIKRLAREIVKPLMRNFLELDLKGIASGTASAEQGSRTVELPYLTCTKVEDADIPW